The Diospyros lotus cultivar Yz01 chromosome 11, ASM1463336v1, whole genome shotgun sequence region ctagttacACAATTTAAGGTTTAATTTCTTTGAATAATCAATTGTCCAAATATAAGTTGCGACCTGTTGTGCcatagatttttcaaaaatgtctaCTTGGAGGTGTTTTTAATGAATAAATACaagtaaacatatttttaaaaaataaatttaagtggacgtatttttaataaataaataataaatgaatgattaaataattggcgtaagggaaaaataatccaaaggaaaatggcAAGACTACCCCATATAAATAGAGAAACAAAATGAGCATAAGGGGAACTTTTTTGAGACGAGGGAAAGCAGAAAGAAGGAATGTGCACTATTCCAAAAAGAGCGTTATTTCTCCTTATAAGTGCCTTTCTAAAACGTCTCCCCGAGACAGCTTCCCAAGAGATTCTTTCTAGACTTTCCCAAGAGAGCTTATTCTTCCCGAGATGCCATCTTCTTCCTGAGAGAGCTTCATCTCCCAAGAGAGCTTAGTCACTAGGAATGTGCACTATTCCCCGATAAGACATTATCTCCTTCTTGAGACGTCTCCCTGAGACACCATATTCTTCACAAGACGTCTTCTTGGGTCTCTTCTCCTTTTCGGACTCTCATAAGAAAGCTTCTTCTCGTTTCTTCCCGAGAGCCTCTTCTTACTTCTTCCAAAGAGCATATTCATGCACTCTTTTGAGAGAACTTCTCTCCGAGTAGCCTTTTTTTGGACTTAGATTCTTCCTGGGCCTCTCCTTTCTCTCTGGGCAACCTCTCCGGAACTCCCGACTTCCTGAAATCTCTTCCTGGCCCATTCTTTCTCGGGCATGCCACGTGGCGCCCCCAAAATGGTTCCATGCAGCTCAAACTCGAGACTTCTGATTCCTCACGCGTGTGCATGACTGCTCAACCTACAAGCATCCTCatttatatatgcacacatattaatcttatacaaatctcaTTCTAAGTTTTGAAATTATACTTAGAGCCCGAAAATTCTTGAAAGCCTTCAATCTCCTCCATACTCGCACATTGCAACTCGCAAACATGTAATCCCACGTGGGTCCTCTTAGTTAGGCCACGTGGCTGCCTCTAGGCTCTCCCATTTTCAATTTGGCCACCCGTGGATGCTCTATGAAATATACAGTAtcttataatctttaattagGTGTAATTCCTCTGGGAAGCATGATGCTAAATCCAGAATAATAAACAACACCTAGAGGCCAAGAACTTGCTTCAACTGCTCGTCGTAAGGCCTAGATTTTTTTAGAAGACTTTTTAGGCCACTTAGTCCTTCGGGGGGGATTTCTCTTAAACCTATCCAACTTAGATCAATGACCACAGTCCTCACGCTCACCGTGTGCATATTCATCCCTAacatttggtaaaaaaaacacTATAAACGACCCCTCCCTCATTGggaaatgtatatattttatattcatatattgCAATCTTTATTATGCCCTCGACGAAACTTGTAAGCACCCCCGGCCGGATATCCCCAatcacccggactacccgaacgggagtacttatggaaggagaaagaatgagacacgagacaaaaactaccctagcatgcatacacaagaatgaaaacaacGGAAGTGAAACTAAACActtgcatgcactacgggtaccccgctaacacaacggtcacaagataaatgaatggatatagactcctgtgccgacatacacaagacacgagaaaagacctggcacagtaaaaataataaagtaaatcctaTTGAACTCTCAGAGTTGATCGGGActacctgtacaccataccgactctgccggaTAAAAGCTGACTTTCTTGACCATGGCCCACGTTGTCACtgcttggaatgatggaaaaacaaggtgagtcgagagactcagcaagcataagagaaGAAAGGCTGAAAGTTGTATAGAACCAATAAGCTCTCCcctagaacaccaacccccaagcgcacacaagtcatgagacgctatcacacaatagtatagcataatgaaagcacataccggtccttggtgcccacataagacacacgacacccaagtcccataccaacctgccgctgccctgagaggcaacatatatctccaacaaacctgtgcgcgctgtcccgggtcggtgctcccgtcacccctgtgtccgtgtcggtactcccgacacccgagccataggctccctcggaacggtcctctcgtctgagaactaataactaccagtaaccatgcaatgcatataaaaatgcaatggcgtagtgagcatcaacgtgatacactggcgcccatacatccaggcatcaggccatgctccgcccacatagtaaaccacacgcgatgcatatgcccgtgctggatgcaacctaaccacgCTAGAATGCCtatgtccaagcatactcagtaaatgaatatccccATATGcaactcgtacccatgtgcatatcaaaccatgaacgataatacaatatatcaaaccgtgcaatatatcacatactggcagagctaacTAGCAGTGTCTGGCACCAGTCAACCGTTAGTGACTAAGAGTGTCTACCTGACGGTCCACTCTAGGGCCGTATAGTAATCTATTccacgtcaccaaacagccgaccctgtcccactgctcgatagctcaatcgaaccataaataaacccgataaaatcgtaaataaacccgcacgtctaggaacctagcccCCAAGCTAGGTCCGGCATCATTctgaaaggagtgggggcggtacaaatccccgtaggctcacaacaaataaaactctagaaaccctggatttaatttaaattaaaatatttgaataataattcaacaaataatgCTAGgcaccgaattagagtaagggagataataaaatataagaaatcacGGGATCTCTCACGAGAATTAAAGAATAAGAGGAGAGAGttgggagcttgcctttacacggccgttttcTGCTCTTCTTACACTCCCGCTGCAAAGTAAAACAATTAATAACGATTAATAAATCccgtggctcacattaattaaatctaaccgtgtaatataaataatttaaccgtctaaaatctcacgtaggcacaccgtaaataaaaccccaataaattttatatttaatttaaattatattacaccAATAACATCCacaatgtatataattaattaattaatatataataatagcaACTCACCAATATGCACCATCACTTCCTGCTTAGCTTATAAACATAggaaagtatatatatatatatatatttgcttaatAACATATGCATATATCCCCATTAACCTGCAAACACGGCTAGGgcaattctttcattttcttttatttcaattCCCTACACTCACACGTAGTGTCATTCACACTCACACACtgtgtttacatatatatatatatatatatataaattggctCACGGCACACTCACTGCAACACAAACCCtcacaatcaaaataatatacacaCAGTAAGCTCACCCCTTGCACACAGTGCactagtgtatatatatatatatacatactcacACAACAAATTATTACACGTAACATAGCATAATCTCTCAAAATTAATgaaatcaaacttttaattaaattctaaccgtacaaaattattaatacataatcATTTacttatctaattaattaaatcacgattaaaccaagtttaatcttAATTTTCCCTTCAAATTCCTCCATTTTCTCCCTTGCTGCGTGCtgcttcttctcctatttttgcTCTCTGGAATGCTGCTTAAAACTAATCTGGAAGCTGTTGAAATCAGCCtttaaaaaggcaaaagaatgGGCGTCCAGAAGCTGCCAATTGAACTCActgccttgcccaaaacgacgtcgttttgggcatgGCTTTGGCTGAAAATCAGCTAAAATTTCCCGTCTACGAGCACATGCCCCAGGCCTCGAACCCCCGCGGCCTCACCCAGCACACGTGCACTCGCGACCGCCCGCGCTAGCGAACTCCTTTAACCATATGGTgacttcaattaaatttaaagtgactttcAGTCACTTTCCAACTTTTGCACCAGCACCCCTAAACTTCTGAAAATTATCACTTGCACCCCCAAACTCCAATTTCTCTTATTACAGTTTTACcccaaattttcagaaaatctactaaattaatttatttcactattttcataattactcccaaataatttaattaaatacctaaatttcctatttcctcaaaattacacaaataaacattttatcttaaatctccaaacaatttaattaattacctttaatttcttatttttttctcaaaaccacataaataaatactttctcttaaatttccaaatattcaataatgtcctcaacaccggtttgaataattattatttattttcaaattttgggatattacaaaacTTCTACTAGTTCTCCCAAATAGTTATTTTTCTTCACATattgacttaagtatcgaagGGAATATGAGGGATGAGGAATCCCTGCACGCCTTCTAACTTATTCTCGTGAGTGTAATTATGCCCGAGCATACATGAATATACCCCTGGATTGATTAATTTTCTACCAGAAATACACTCGGGGGCTTATTCGAGACTCTTATAAGACAATTGGAGACCGAAGTCACTCGCTGCATattttcatgaacaaaaataccTACCAATTGTTTGCCTCGCTCCACTGATGCTACATCGTTCGCACGTTACGAATcttaattatcatattttgacaacaacatgaccaattttaataattaagaggTATAATTACCAATTTTTATAATAACGATCTATACTCGTCATTTTATTTGTCTTAATCTCGTATACTTGCGTGTTATTCATGAGTTACATAAAATCATGAACACTTAACTAATTTTATCActatatcaaaatttattttattcaaaattttgtttaaaaaaattaaaaagtaaattgtTACTGTCAAAACCCACCTAatgaactttatttttttttacatgtataTAGTATGACCCGCCTCTAGTTATGTACGGGAAAAAGTTGAtacttcaaattaattaaaaaagttgTGTAcggaaatgaaaaaaataaaaaaattaaaaaaatcagaaaaattataaatgtaacaaaaaattacaaagatgtagtttggaatccaaatatagggaaaatattcaaattaatttataaaattgtgagtgaaaacaaaaaatgaaaaataagaacaaaaaaatttcatactaTTTAtctattcaaaaattcaaaggaaaaataaaatatcaaacgtgtaagaataattaaattacataCTATTTCTAAAGTAAAAGGATAATGATTTATATGGGAATTAACTTTATTtctaaagaaaacaaataatgaattaatgaattttcacactatttttctctctctctctaagagGAAAGGAAATAGGAAATGGGTAAATGTgtaagaataataatttatttggcaATTAACTTTGTTTCTGATAATGtagaaacaaatattttaaattaagaataCATAttctttatgttttaaattaattttgttgttgttgttgtgttcaAGAAAATGAGCTCAATCTCAAATATTGTCAAAGAGGAAAGAGCCAAAGGGGGAAACCATTGAAATCTTTCTGATAGAGTAGTTTTTTGGGAGACTTTATTGAATGTCTCTTTTAGGTATCCTGGAAGATCCTCTTGATAGCCTTTTTAGGGTCCCCAAGatacaattttcttttattttcatacaCAACTTTTACCCAATTATGTCTCGTCAAGAATGTGTCAATTCATCTTCAAGATCTTTATCTGGAGTGTTGTTTTgcttttgataatgaaaaattttatattttttgaatttgaaaatgatatatattatatatttggaatttaaaaatacgatatattttatttttagaaatcaAAACTACAAAATCCAAATAATACCAAAGGATAAATGAGCTTTTTATAGTTAAAAACTGTAAATTGTTGATAGTTTTTGCAAATGGttgattgttttcttaaaatatgTCAACCAATTTTTACCTTTATGCAAAAATAATTGATCGTTCCTATGAACTGGCGACGGGGCATTTTCACATTCTCTATACTTTTTGtgtaaattcaaaaaatgtagACTGTTATTATAATATGttgaaagtttttcaaaaatgtccACTAATTACTTAATCTGTCGATTGATTTTTTAAGAAGTCGACCATTGCCGATAGAAGTTGAATGTTTGCCTAAAATCATGAATGTGTTTCAAATTTCTCGAAGAAAATAGTCGACGAGTTTGAAAGACCGTCGACAATTTCTTCACTAACAGGTTTAAACAACTAGTTTTTATTGACATTAAATGCTCTAACAGCTCATCCAATagctaattaatttaaaagataGACGAAAGCTATAAATATCAGCCCAATGATACACTAGAGAAGTTGATCAAGACATAGAATCTTACAAGTGTTCTTATTCTTCTCACttgtacttatatttttaatatttctcacAACCAAACTTGTATATCATTTGTAATTTCTTGTTAAAGTTTTATTGCATATTTTAGAGAGATCTTTGTAAGAGAGTCAACTCCCATATCTTTCTATTTGTAAATTGTTGTTGTATTTCATAGGGGTTGTACTATAGAGCCTAGTTGGATATAAGTAAGAGATTGTAATTTACTAGTAGTTTGCTAGAAGGCCTActttgtttaaataaataattttaatggatTGAAAAATCTCCAACAAGTAGTTGGGGGATTGGATGTAGGCGGGGTTTATCGAACCATTATAAATATTTGAGTTTCTTGCATTCTAtgctttctattttcttatttataaatcattccttttatatttattttgtaaaaatttttaaaattcatagaCATCCAatccccccccctcccccaagcGAGTGTGATGCGCCTTTAAGCTTGAGAAGGCACGAATGCTCATCCATctgttaattttaacatttataaatagGAAGTTATCCTTTCGATCGAGGCATGTAATAACTTCAATACAAACTATTTGgatacttttctatttttcggTTGAGACTGAGTTAACTATCAAGGTCTCATGCAAGAACATCCCGCACTCCTGAATATCTTCTATTTTATAGGTTTTTCTGAAATTAAAGATTGAAGACAAACACTTTTagacaattataaatttattattatatttttctaataacaCTTgtaatataaacaaatatttagtcagtatattaaaaatgaataaataaactagaaagacaatttaataaaatcatgaaGTAGATTAACATCAAAATGCCCTTCCCATTCTAcaaaatttttcaattaaagatttttttagCTAAACCAATTGATTTGCAGATAATTTTTTAGTTAACACATACTTTAAAATcttaattgaatagaaaaacaatttaaaagattaaattaatttattatatccatagaatttatttattcttaatatttaatatttttttgatatgctcgaacaataatatcatcaatttttttttatctttaaacatttttcacaatttaaaatttttaaaaatgataatatttaaaaaaatttaatttgaaatactcatatttaaaattatcatatttaaaatttgatttatttgaataaatgaaATCATTTCAATCCTAATCattctaaatttaatattttaaattataaaatcactattagaaaaatattaaaaataaaactaaaaaatgtattatcaaagatctttcatatattttcaaaagtgataaattttggagaaattaattaaaataaattattttcttctacCAATCCTACAATGCCATCATCGACCATATACTATGAAATCTGGCTCGGATTTAAGATTAAGTTTGAATAACCCACAACCCTTGAATCTagtaaaaaaaacccaaattaaacCCTTGAAATTGGATTCTTTGAATCAAACAACCAAAAGAACCTTTAAATCTGAGAACATCTGAATCAAAAAACCCATGAACTTTGCATTTGAAGGACACTTGATTCAAAAAGCCTGCCATGTTTCGCTAGGTACCGTTTATAAGTTGGTGTTGTAGCTTTAAGCTACCCAAGTTATTTGTCACATTGGTGTTTTGCAAAAGCTTATTTTCTCTAACTTTTGTAAAATGCTTCTACCAAATAAATTGCGTTGACCATTCTACTCTCAATATTTTGAGCAATTTTTAACTATTGTCCTTCTTCTTTAATCCTTTGTCTCCCATTCGCCCCCAACTCTATCGACCATCGTCGTCGCCCCCACTATTCGCCATGGCCCCCGTCAGCTTCCATTTCTTTCGtcattgtgtgtgtatatatatatatatgacaaaaatatatattatattaacatattttttaaattaattttaatatatatattcatatatatatatataacgataatttataattaattatattaaaaatgacCATCGACGACGGAAAAAGtggagaggggggggggaagatgagaaaaagagaaagagaaagaaatatgtTAAATACATGagtaaaatagtcattttacTTAGGCTATTAATCACAAAAGAGGCAATTAGTTAGATCCTAAGAATTGTATGTAAAATGAACCTTACTACATTGTTCGAGATGTTCACATTTAGCTTCACATATGTACGTGCAATGACAAAAATGCCTCTCACCCCTGGCCACCTTCCTCTGCTCTCTTTTCTCCCATTTCCATGATCGTTGCTCGTCGCCACCTTGCCTCGCGGCTGAGGCAAGGCAGCGATGAGGCAAGGCGGCAACGAGCAGCAACCATGGAAaagtgagaagaagaaatagagagaaggTGGCCAAGGAAAaggtgaggggtattttcgtaATTTGATTGTCAAAATATTGCATTCGGTCATCCTCTCAATCATGTAGTTAGACAATGTagtatttttcatgtaaaatttagCTAAACTACAAGTTGAAAtgtatgataaaataaatttttaacaatatttgataaataagcTAAATATTGAGcatcaaattcaatcaaaaaagaaaaaaaaaaaatgatcgcTTGACAGGTAAAAAACAGTTCTCTGTAGGTCGAATTTGGCCCATGTTAGATTAGAAGGCAAAAATGCAAAATCTTCGACTTCCAGCGATGCCATTGTAGAGgagatcagagagagagagagagatgggagagTGAATGAAGAAGGGAAGGGAATATGAGGCCCAATTGGAAGGCATTATGGTGGTCGATTCACAAGCACAATCCCTTGCTCGCGAAATTGGCCCTCTCAATCCTCTTGTTTGGACTCGCCTTCAGGTTTCTTTCCACCAAACAAACTGAGATTTTTGATGTTGCAGAGACTCCTCGTATGGCGAAGGCCAATGCCACCAAACCACCCCAAAACTCACTCTCTCAGGGAGATCGCTTTCCCAAACGAGGTACTCAgatttctccttttctttctgtTTCTACGAATTTCTCATTCCCTTGATTTCGGCAATTAATTGCACCTTTGGAGCCACAAACAAATTGGTTGATCTATACTGTTATATTGATCGTCTCTTTGAATGAAATCGTGGGCTTATGATGTATATCATTTGTTAATCAAATCTCAAATATGAAACTGTATAATCAATGCAATGCAGAAACATGTGATATTTTTACTGGGGATTGGGTTCCAAGCCTGGTTGGCCCCCGTTACACTAACGAGAGCTGCAACATCATTGAGAGCCATCAGAACTGTATGAAGAATGGTCGCCCGGACACTGCGTATCTTAATTGGAGATGGCGTCCACGAGACTGCAAGCTGCCTCAGTTGGACCCTGTGAAGTTTCTTAAGTTGATGAGGAATAAGAAATGGGCATTGATTGGTGATTCTATATCTCGGAACCACGTCCAATCCCTGCTTTGCATCCTGTCCAAGGTAAATAATGTTTCTGTTGTCAAGGACTAGTGTTTGCATCCGCATTTGGGTGCATGCGCATGCGCCCGGGGATGCATGTCCTTGTGTGTCTGTGTGATTAGCTACGTCCGAATGTGAACCTCATTTGTTGCAAAATAGCAATCGCGTGCACGTCTAGATTATTGTGGTCGTGTGTTTTGtgtattttacaaattaataactAGAGTTTTAGTACGTGGTGCGACTAGTTATTTAAAATTGTGGGTTCAATTTGTTTTGGTTAGTGAATTATCCCCTAATAATGGGATCGTGGAACTAAATTGCCACGAATCTTGATATATGATGTAAATAGTTATTTGATATTGTGAGGTTAGTTTACTTTATTTAATGGATTATCCTTTATCCTTTGTAGTGGGATCGTAAACATAGATTATTGAGGCAAAGCAcattaattttttgtgtattGTTATTTAATTTGCTTGTTTAATTTACTGTTTACGGTTCTTAGTTTGCATGATGCAATCCTAACAGTGGGAGATTATATCTCAATTGTTTCTTAAATTTATGTTGAAATTTAGTCTTCTGATTGAATTGACTTTAGGTAGGTTGTGAGAAACTCTTAAGCATGATAATgccttataatatatatgcttAATACTAACCTTCTAGAAGCCTATTCTGGAAGTGTCCGGTAACTGATCAAATTGAATTATGCTGTCCTCAAGGTCGAACCAGCTGTTGAAGTCTACCATGCTGTAGATTACAGATCCAAGAGATGGCATTTCCAGTCACACAACTTGACTATTTCTGTTCTCTGGTCTCCATTCCTTGCGGAAGCCGCCATTTTTGAAAACTATGATGGCGTTTCAACATCTGAGGTGGAGCTTCATCTCGACAAACTTGACAAGACATGGACCGACCAGTACGAGGGTTTGGATTACATGATATTTTCGAGTGGTAAATGGTTTATCAAGACTGCAATCTACTACGAGAACAACACTGTGTTGGGTTGCCATTACTGTCCCAAAAGAAACCTAACAGAGCTAGGTTACGATTTCGCCTATCGCAAAGTCCTCCAGAACGTGTTCAAATTCATCCTTGAATCCAATCGCAAAGGAACGATCTTTTATAGGACAACGATGCCAGATCACTTCGAGGGTGGCGACTGGTCCAACGGTGGAAACTGCCTAAGAACGGCTCCAGTTAAAGAAGGTGAATTCGAGTTGAACCCACTGATCAAGATCATCCGGGACATAGAATTGGAAGAGTTTGAGAAGGCGGCGGCTCAGGGTTCTGAAAAGGGTTTGAACCTCAAACTTCTCGATCTGATGCAGCTGTCGCTGGTAAGACCAGACGGGCACCCGGGTCCTTACAGGCACTTCTACCCCTTCGCCAAGAACAAAACTGCCAAAATTATCAACGACTGTTTGCACTGGTGTTTGCCCGGGCCGATAGACTCTTGGAACGATCTGATTATGGAGATGGTAATGAGAAGTGATCAGAATTAGCAGATTggatgttgatgatgatgactcttctttttgttttttggtttttgcCCTAATTTGGACAGTTGAAATTGGTATTCTACAAATGTTCTTGCTGTTGTATTAACTAGGTTCCCACAATATGTCAAAGTTCAGACTCAATCTATACAATAATGTAGCATATATAAGAAGGGTCTGATGTTTCAGTGAATACTCAAAGCCAACAGTTTCTTGTACTGGTTTCATCCTTGAAATGGCAATCAATAATTAAGCTATATATCTTgctctttctattttctttacaCCTCTTCCCAATGGCAACTTTTTCTAGTTCGAGCATTGCAGTGCAATCCCAAAGAGGTTGGGGCACTATCTTCCTAAGAGTAGGTCTcgtttcaatgttttcaaaacattttttatataaaaatgtcaagaaaaatattaaaaaaaaatgt contains the following coding sequences:
- the LOC127813455 gene encoding protein trichome birefringence-like 23 — its product is MRPNWKALWWSIHKHNPLLAKLALSILLFGLAFRFLSTKQTEIFDVAETPRMAKANATKPPQNSLSQGDRFPKRETCDIFTGDWVPSLVGPRYTNESCNIIESHQNCMKNGRPDTAYLNWRWRPRDCKLPQLDPVKFLKLMRNKKWALIGDSISRNHVQSLLCILSKVEPAVEVYHAVDYRSKRWHFQSHNLTISVLWSPFLAEAAIFENYDGVSTSEVELHLDKLDKTWTDQYEGLDYMIFSSGKWFIKTAIYYENNTVLGCHYCPKRNLTELGYDFAYRKVLQNVFKFILESNRKGTIFYRTTMPDHFEGGDWSNGGNCLRTAPVKEGEFELNPLIKIIRDIELEEFEKAAAQGSEKGLNLKLLDLMQLSLVRPDGHPGPYRHFYPFAKNKTAKIINDCLHWCLPGPIDSWNDLIMEMVMRSDQN